The Prochlorococcus marinus CUG1416 genome has a segment encoding these proteins:
- a CDS encoding aminotransferase class IV, with protein MIETLGWHKDQWLDIDRIFIAANNRGLKFADGIFETILIKQNKPILFEEHLKRLEKSSKILNINLKINKLTLRQLIHDGIRKLSLKNDQFASVRINYSRGTNEGRTLTIDSTSETKNLDNLWLEFYRIKPNFNPISVFISQTEKINEFSLIGKCKTFSYNQAIQVLTEANEKSFDDSILLNTSGELCCGSTFNLLIKRNNQWITPRKDSGCLEGIMVSKALKLKIVKEELISPEFQNDDIIVAINSLSCRQINQVNDLKLKPKFDPIYFWDLLYS; from the coding sequence ATGATTGAAACATTAGGCTGGCACAAGGATCAATGGTTAGATATTGATAGAATATTTATTGCTGCTAATAATAGAGGATTAAAATTTGCTGATGGTATATTTGAAACCATATTAATAAAGCAAAACAAACCTATTCTTTTTGAGGAACATCTGAAAAGGTTAGAAAAAAGTAGCAAAATTTTAAATATTAATCTCAAAATAAATAAATTAACTTTGAGACAACTTATTCATGATGGAATTAGAAAGTTATCGCTTAAGAATGATCAATTTGCTTCAGTAAGAATAAACTATAGTCGAGGAACTAATGAAGGTCGCACGCTAACAATTGATAGCACTTCAGAGACAAAAAACTTAGACAATTTATGGCTTGAGTTCTATAGAATCAAACCAAATTTTAATCCGATAAGCGTTTTTATTAGTCAAACGGAAAAAATAAATGAATTCAGTCTTATAGGTAAATGCAAAACATTTTCATATAATCAGGCAATACAAGTTTTGACAGAAGCTAATGAAAAATCATTTGATGATTCTATCCTGTTGAATACGTCAGGTGAACTTTGTTGTGGAAGTACATTTAATCTTCTAATTAAAAGAAATAATCAATGGATAACTCCTAGAAAAGATAGCGGCTGTTTAGAGGGGATTATGGTTTCTAAAGCTTTAAAATTGAAAATTGTAAAAGAAGAATTAATTTCTCCAGAATTTCAAAATGATGACATAATAGTTGCAATTAATAGCTTATCTTGCAGACAAATTAATCAAGTTAATGATTTAAAGCTTAAACCAAAATTCGATCCAATTTACTTTTGGGATTTATTATATAGTTGA
- a CDS encoding anthranilate synthase component I family protein yields MKIKKIILEKWIDPALITHHLTKKFGDKGLAWLDSDGKENGEWSIIGIKPKKTIQSRDIYNLDKTNNPFNNLKNIEKGFWIGWLSYEAGVYIEPKNPWRQSDMATLWIASYDPIIKCNLIKKEIIIEGTNSSELINYKNIINNIKTIEEENILKTNLNFDFSKINLDEMAEKFQKNILKLKKLISLGDIFQANLTTKCEIESSKDYNPLDIYLKIRRKLRAPFGGIIINNNDNYKEAVLSTSPERFIKIDNKNFVESRPIKGTRSRDKDLNQDALNAIDLITNEKDRAENIMIVDLIRNDLSKVCETGSIIVPEILKLESFLKVHHLTSVIRGKLKKNKNWIDLLKACWPGGSITGAPKLRSCQRLFELEECERGPYCGSFLKLDWNGEFDSNILIRSFLIKDKKINIYAGCGIVIDSNPEEETNELKWKLLPLIDSLK; encoded by the coding sequence ATGAAAATAAAAAAAATAATTCTAGAAAAATGGATAGATCCAGCACTGATTACGCATCATCTTACAAAAAAATTCGGAGATAAAGGATTAGCTTGGCTAGACAGTGATGGTAAAGAAAATGGGGAATGGTCAATAATAGGAATTAAACCTAAAAAAACAATTCAATCAAGAGATATCTATAACTTAGACAAAACTAATAATCCCTTTAACAATTTAAAAAATATTGAAAAAGGATTTTGGATCGGATGGTTAAGTTATGAAGCTGGAGTTTACATAGAACCAAAAAACCCATGGCGACAATCTGATATGGCAACTTTATGGATTGCATCATATGATCCAATCATTAAATGTAATCTAATAAAAAAAGAAATAATTATCGAAGGTACAAACTCATCTGAACTGATAAATTATAAAAATATAATCAATAATATAAAAACTATTGAAGAAGAAAATATTTTAAAAACAAATTTGAATTTTGATTTCTCAAAAATCAATTTGGACGAAATGGCTGAAAAATTTCAGAAAAATATTTTAAAATTGAAAAAATTAATTTCCCTAGGGGATATATTTCAAGCAAACCTAACAACTAAATGCGAAATTGAATCATCCAAAGACTATAATCCTCTAGATATTTATTTAAAAATAAGAAGGAAATTAAGAGCTCCCTTTGGAGGAATAATAATAAATAATAATGATAATTATAAAGAGGCGGTATTATCTACCTCGCCAGAAAGATTTATAAAAATAGATAATAAAAATTTTGTAGAATCAAGACCTATCAAAGGAACTAGATCCAGAGATAAGGATTTAAATCAAGACGCACTGAATGCTATCGATTTAATAACGAACGAAAAAGATAGAGCCGAAAATATTATGATTGTTGACCTAATAAGAAATGATTTAAGTAAAGTTTGCGAAACAGGAAGTATTATCGTGCCAGAAATCTTAAAACTTGAAAGTTTCTTAAAAGTTCATCATTTAACTTCAGTAATCAGAGGCAAATTAAAAAAAAACAAGAACTGGATTGATTTACTAAAAGCTTGTTGGCCTGGGGGCTCTATAACTGGAGCACCTAAATTAAGATCATGCCAGAGACTTTTTGAATTAGAAGAATGTGAACGGGGACCATACTGTGGCTCATTTTTGAAGCTTGACTGGAATGGAGAGTTTGACAGCAATATACTAATAAGATCATTTTTAATTAAAGACAAAAAAATCAATATATATGCTGGTTGCGGAATAGTTATTGACTCTAATCCTGAAGAGGAAACTAATGAACTAAAGTGGAAACTTTTACCATTAATTGATTCACTAAAATGA
- the queC gene encoding 7-cyano-7-deazaguanine synthase QueC, which produces MILKNKSIVVLLSGGLDSSTVTGIAKKSEAKIFGLSFDYGQRHKKELNSASIIAKHFDIEEFKIIKLDLSLWGGSSLTDTQKNIPIEGVQTNKIPNTYVPGRNTIFISVALSYAEAIDADFIGLGVNALDYSGYPDCRPDYIKKFQELADLANKRGRENNPIKLWTPLLDLNKEEIFKLAFDNHVPLDKTWSCYSGNSKPCGKCDSCRIRNAAYEKWLNNNNKK; this is translated from the coding sequence ATGATTCTTAAAAACAAATCAATAGTAGTTTTATTATCTGGAGGGTTAGATTCCTCTACAGTAACTGGTATCGCAAAAAAATCCGAAGCTAAAATTTTTGGCCTTTCATTTGACTACGGTCAACGTCATAAAAAAGAATTAAATTCTGCATCAATAATTGCAAAACACTTTGATATCGAAGAATTTAAAATCATTAAGCTTGACTTATCTTTATGGGGAGGCTCTTCATTAACTGATACTCAAAAAAATATTCCGATAGAAGGAGTACAAACTAATAAAATTCCTAATACTTATGTTCCTGGGAGAAATACTATATTTATTTCCGTTGCACTAAGTTACGCCGAAGCAATAGATGCTGATTTTATAGGATTAGGAGTTAATGCACTGGATTATTCTGGTTATCCAGATTGCAGACCTGACTACATTAAAAAATTTCAAGAATTAGCAGATTTAGCCAATAAAAGAGGGAGAGAAAATAACCCAATAAAACTTTGGACACCACTATTAGATCTAAATAAAGAGGAAATTTTTAAATTAGCTTTTGATAATCATGTCCCTTTAGATAAAACATGGAGTTGTTATTCAGGAAATTCAAAACCATGCGGAAAGTGTGATAGCTGCAGAATTAGAAATGCCGCTTATGAAAAATGGCTCAATAACAATAATAAAAAATGA
- a CDS encoding 7-carboxy-7-deazaguanine synthase QueE: MTKFLPLVEQFHSLQGEGYHAGKSAFFVRLAGCKVGCSWCDTKNSWDEKKYPSISIEKIIDRMKIAREKGASFCVITGGEPLQHNLDDFCKAIKKMTLGAEQNSMKIHIETSGVNSISGSYDWITLSPKRHSPPKNYFLKICNEIKIIIHEIKDIEFAIQIKKETLKQYQLSKSDDGLEKEDKIFYLQPAWNNANGFSLAIDFVKNNPDWKLSLQTHKYLKIK, from the coding sequence ATGACAAAATTTTTACCCTTAGTCGAACAATTTCATTCATTACAAGGTGAAGGTTATCACGCTGGAAAAAGTGCTTTTTTTGTGAGATTGGCTGGTTGTAAAGTTGGATGTTCGTGGTGCGATACCAAGAATTCATGGGATGAGAAGAAATACCCCTCTATCTCAATTGAAAAAATAATAGATCGCATGAAAATTGCTAGAGAGAAAGGAGCATCTTTTTGCGTTATTACAGGTGGAGAACCTTTACAACATAACTTGGATGATTTTTGCAAAGCCATAAAAAAAATGACGTTGGGAGCAGAACAAAACTCAATGAAGATTCATATTGAGACAAGTGGAGTTAATTCGATATCAGGAAGTTATGACTGGATTACTTTATCTCCTAAAAGACACTCGCCTCCAAAAAATTATTTTTTAAAAATCTGTAATGAAATCAAAATAATCATACATGAAATAAAAGATATTGAATTTGCTATTCAAATAAAAAAAGAAACTTTAAAACAATATCAACTCTCAAAAAGTGACGATGGCTTAGAAAAAGAAGATAAAATTTTTTATTTACAGCCAGCATGGAACAATGCGAATGGTTTTTCTTTAGCTATTGATTTCGTAAAAAATAATCCAGATTGGAAACTAAGCCTTCAAACTCACAAATACTTAAAAATTAAATGA
- the cobA gene encoding uroporphyrinogen-III C-methyltransferase, producing MPGIVYLVGAGPGDPELLTLKALRLIKNCDALVHDALIPDEITKETRKNTEIYHVGKRAGKCSVPQVETNDLILKLAKEGKNVVRLKGGDPFVFSRGGEEVSFLEKNGVSVEIVPGITSGIAAPTYFGIPLTHRDAASSVTFVTGHENVAKEKKSVNWRDLAKSSDSLVIFMGIKNIEFIVEELILGGLSKNTKCAVIQEATLKNQKCFIDKLDNLPDKIKDKEFLAPSIIIIGNIVEFKVNNNITKVSDVYLPDINKVQLYNKSQK from the coding sequence GTGCCCGGTATTGTTTATTTAGTTGGAGCAGGTCCTGGTGATCCTGAACTTTTAACTTTAAAAGCTTTGCGTTTAATAAAAAATTGTGATGCATTGGTTCATGATGCATTAATTCCAGATGAAATAACAAAAGAAACAAGAAAAAATACAGAAATTTATCATGTCGGTAAAAGAGCGGGGAAGTGTTCTGTGCCTCAGGTTGAAACGAATGATCTTATTTTGAAATTGGCAAAAGAAGGTAAAAATGTTGTTAGGCTTAAAGGGGGCGATCCGTTTGTTTTTTCAAGGGGTGGTGAAGAAGTATCTTTTTTAGAAAAAAATGGAGTATCAGTTGAAATAGTTCCTGGTATAACTTCTGGTATAGCAGCACCTACATATTTTGGCATTCCACTTACTCATAGAGATGCTGCGAGTTCTGTAACTTTTGTGACTGGGCATGAAAATGTAGCTAAAGAAAAAAAGAGCGTTAATTGGAGAGATTTAGCTAAATCTTCAGATAGCTTAGTAATTTTTATGGGTATAAAAAATATTGAATTTATTGTTGAAGAATTAATTTTAGGTGGTTTAAGTAAGAATACTAAATGCGCCGTAATTCAAGAAGCTACTTTGAAAAATCAAAAATGTTTTATAGATAAATTAGATAATCTTCCAGATAAAATCAAAGATAAAGAATTTTTAGCTCCATCAATTATCATTATTGGAAACATTGTTGAATTTAAGGTTAATAACAATATAACTAAAGTATCTGATGTCTATTTACCAGATATTAATAAAGTTCAACTATATAATAAATCCCAAAAGTAA
- a CDS encoding CTP synthase has translation MSKFVFVTGGVVSSIGKGIVAASLGRLLKSRGYSVSILKLDPYLNVDPGTMSPFQHGEVFVTEDGAETDLDLGHYERFTDTAMNRLNSVTTGSIYQAVINKERRGSYNGGTVQVIPHITGEIRERIHRVAANSNADIIITEIGGTVGDIESLPFLEAIREFRNDVKRNDVAYIHVTLLPYIKTSGEIKTKPTQHSVKELRSIGIQPDLLVCRSDKSINEGLKKKLSGFCGVNINSVIEALDADSIYSVPLALKKEGLCKETLKYLELEDKECDLKNWEALIHNLRNPGDPIKVALVGKYIELGDAYLSVVEALRHACIESKALLDLHWVSAEMIEKDSAETYLNEVDAIVVPGGFGNRGVNGKISAIKFAREKKIPFLGLCLGMQCAVIEWARNVANLPDASSSELDPDTPNPVIHLLPEQEDVVDLGGTMRLGVYPCRLTNNTTGKNLYDEDVIYERHRHRYEFNNYYKQSFLNSGYKISGTSPDGRLVELIELENHPYFLACQYHPEFLSRPGKPHPLFQGLIKASQEKLTQSN, from the coding sequence ATGTCAAAATTTGTTTTTGTAACCGGAGGTGTGGTTTCTAGCATTGGCAAAGGAATTGTCGCTGCAAGCTTAGGGAGATTATTAAAGTCTAGAGGATATAGCGTTTCAATATTAAAACTAGATCCATATCTAAATGTTGATCCAGGCACAATGAGTCCTTTCCAGCATGGAGAAGTTTTTGTAACGGAAGACGGAGCCGAAACCGATCTAGATTTGGGACACTATGAGAGATTCACTGATACTGCAATGAATAGATTAAATAGTGTCACTACTGGATCTATTTATCAAGCAGTTATTAACAAAGAAAGAAGAGGTAGTTATAACGGTGGAACTGTTCAAGTAATACCTCACATAACGGGAGAAATTAGAGAAAGGATTCATAGAGTAGCCGCTAACAGCAATGCAGATATTATTATTACTGAAATTGGTGGAACAGTTGGTGATATTGAATCTTTACCTTTTTTAGAGGCAATAAGAGAATTCAGAAATGATGTAAAAAGGAATGATGTTGCATACATACACGTAACATTACTTCCCTACATCAAAACCTCTGGCGAAATAAAAACTAAGCCAACACAACATTCAGTAAAAGAATTAAGATCAATTGGAATTCAGCCAGATTTACTTGTATGCCGAAGTGATAAATCAATCAATGAAGGTCTTAAAAAGAAACTTAGTGGATTTTGTGGAGTCAATATTAATTCAGTAATAGAAGCATTAGACGCAGATAGTATCTATTCTGTGCCTCTTGCTTTAAAAAAAGAGGGTTTGTGCAAAGAAACTCTGAAGTATCTTGAACTAGAAGACAAAGAATGTGATTTAAAAAATTGGGAAGCACTAATTCACAATCTAAGAAATCCTGGAGATCCAATAAAAGTTGCTCTTGTAGGCAAATATATTGAACTTGGAGATGCATATTTATCTGTAGTTGAAGCTTTACGACATGCATGCATTGAAAGCAAGGCTTTATTAGATTTACATTGGGTAAGCGCTGAAATGATAGAAAAAGATTCAGCAGAAACTTACTTAAATGAAGTTGATGCAATTGTCGTACCTGGAGGATTTGGAAATAGAGGAGTTAATGGCAAAATTTCAGCTATAAAATTCGCAAGGGAAAAGAAAATTCCATTTTTAGGCCTGTGCCTTGGTATGCAATGTGCAGTTATAGAATGGGCTAGGAATGTAGCTAATCTTCCAGATGCATCCAGTTCAGAACTAGACCCAGATACTCCCAATCCAGTGATACATTTATTACCAGAACAGGAAGATGTAGTTGATTTAGGTGGAACAATGAGACTTGGAGTTTATCCATGTAGATTGACAAACAATACAACTGGAAAAAACTTATATGATGAAGATGTTATTTATGAGAGACATCGCCATAGATATGAATTTAATAATTACTACAAACAAAGTTTTTTAAATTCCGGATACAAAATTAGTGGTACATCACCAGATGGCAGATTAGTTGAGTTAATTGAGTTAGAAAATCATCCTTACTTCCTAGCATGTCAATATCATCCTGAGTTTTTATCAAGGCCTGGCAAACCTCATCCTTTATTTCAAGGTTTAATAAAAGCCTCTCAAGAAAAGTTAACTCAATCAAATTAA
- a CDS encoding MFS transporter gives MKDNLLKPNKKFTLLSAFITLLNDRLSESILLPILPSFVLLFDSKASTYGLLSCTYQLAQFTASPFIGVMSDRYGRRPVTLFCITGSIIGISILSFTVLFNWSNSIAAIPLFLLFLARLIDGLSGGTAATATTILADISSPEKRAKTFGLIGVAFGLSFFLGNIFVVIFAKSTNNNFIIPVLIASIIPIINFLLVFFYLPETKPNKASNKSKTILKNPLKALFTVFKEEKIKKLSLAFFIYFIAFTGLTNILIFFLQESLNWTTKASSGTLVVVGIIAIIVQGGLIGPLVKQFGEMRLTLIGSGFILVACSLLITAPKENATINIYSAVSFLAIGAGLITPTLRALISKKLDDDKQGSILSNLQGLQSLGGVLGIAMAGRVYDSFGPKSPFIAGSIILIFMIYLIAEGKKNNSLNDRQSKVF, from the coding sequence GTGAAAGACAATTTATTGAAACCAAATAAAAAATTTACTCTCCTTAGTGCTTTTATAACTCTTTTAAATGATCGATTAAGTGAAAGTATTCTTCTACCTATTTTACCCTCTTTTGTTTTACTTTTTGACTCTAAAGCCAGTACATATGGATTATTATCATGTACTTACCAATTAGCCCAATTTACAGCTTCTCCTTTTATAGGAGTTATGAGTGATAGATACGGCAGAAGACCTGTCACTCTTTTTTGTATTACTGGCTCAATAATAGGAATTTCAATATTATCCTTTACTGTTCTTTTTAATTGGTCAAATTCTATAGCTGCTATCCCTTTATTTTTATTATTTTTAGCAAGACTAATTGACGGTTTAAGTGGTGGCACAGCAGCCACAGCAACAACTATTCTTGCAGATATTTCAAGCCCTGAAAAAAGAGCAAAAACATTTGGACTTATTGGTGTGGCTTTTGGTTTAAGTTTTTTCTTGGGAAATATTTTCGTTGTAATTTTTGCAAAAAGTACAAATAATAACTTTATTATCCCAGTTTTGATAGCCTCAATAATTCCAATAATAAATTTTCTCCTTGTATTTTTTTACTTACCAGAAACGAAACCTAATAAAGCCTCAAATAAATCAAAGACTATTTTAAAAAATCCTTTAAAAGCGCTATTTACAGTTTTCAAAGAAGAAAAAATTAAAAAATTATCATTAGCTTTTTTTATTTACTTTATTGCTTTTACTGGATTGACCAATATCCTAATATTTTTCCTTCAAGAATCTTTAAACTGGACAACCAAAGCATCAAGTGGAACTCTTGTGGTAGTAGGAATTATTGCAATTATTGTTCAGGGAGGACTTATTGGACCTCTCGTAAAGCAATTTGGCGAAATGAGATTAACACTTATAGGATCAGGCTTCATTCTTGTAGCATGTTCCCTGTTAATAACTGCTCCAAAAGAAAATGCGACAATTAATATTTATTCAGCTGTCTCATTTTTAGCCATTGGAGCAGGGTTAATTACGCCTACCTTAAGAGCACTAATATCAAAAAAATTAGACGATGATAAACAAGGGTCAATTCTAAGTAACCTCCAGGGTCTACAGAGTCTTGGAGGGGTTTTAGGGATTGCAATGGCTGGGAGAGTTTATGATAGTTTTGGCCCTAAATCGCCATTTATAGCTGGTTCCATTATTTTAATTTTCATGATATACCTAATTGCAGAAGGTAAAAAAAATAATTCTCTTAACGATCGACAATCAAAAGTATTTTAA